The window TTCGAGTACGGCGCTGCCGCTGCGCATCCGGATCCGGCGCAGCGGCCCGTCCACCTCGGCCACCAGCCGGCTCGCCTGCTCACGCAACTGCGCCAACAGGTGCTCGTCGTCGGTCGTGTCACCCGTCATCGCGTGCCCACCGGCGGCGGGACCCGGCGGTTGCCGGCACCGAAGCTGCGGAAGCGTAGCCGGCGCTGGCGTACCAGGGTCTCCGCCGGTAGCCGCAGCAGCGGGGTGAGTGTCTCGACGACGGCCCGGCGCAGCAGGTCGGCGGCGGCCGCGGGATCGGTGTGCGCCCCGTGCGGCGGCTCCGGTACGACGCCGTCGACGACGCCCAGCCGGAGCAGGTCGGGTGCGGTGACCCGGAGCGCCCGCGCGGCACGCGGGGTGGCCGTCGGGTCATTCCAGAGGATGGCCGCGCACCCCTCCGGACTGATCACCGAGTAGACCGCGTTCTGCAGCATCAGTACCCGGTCGGCGACCCCCAGCGCGAGCGCACCGCCGCTGCCGCCCTCCCCGGTGACCACCGCGACGACCGGTACCGGGAGACCGGTCATGGCCAGGATGCTGTCCGCGATCGCGGCCGCCTGACCCTGTTCCTCGGCCTCGATGCCGGGGTACGCACCGGGGGTGTCGATCAGCGTCACGATCGGCAGCCCGAGCCGGACCGCCAACCGCATCACCCGTTGGGCCTTGCGGTAGCCGGCCGGGCTGGGCATGCCGAAGTTGCGGGTCAGCAGGTCCTTGGTGTGGTGTCCCTTCTGGTGCCCGACCACGACCAGGTGCTGGTCGCCGAGGCGGGCGAGGCCGGCGACGATCGCCGGGCAGTCGGCGCCGAGCCGGTCGCCGTGCAGTTCGGTGAAGGCGTCGAACGCGGTGGCCAGGTAGTCCAGGGTGGTGGGCCGGTCCAGGTGGCGCGCGGCCTGCACGGCCCGCCAGCCGTCCGGCTCGGCGAGCCGGTCCGGGTCCCGGATCAGCACCGACGATCCCGCCCCGTCGCCGGGTGCCAGTCCGGAGCCGGCCGGACCCACCCAACTGGGCGAACCGCCGGCCGAGTGGGACGCGTCGGCACCTTCGGCCCGGCGTACGACGGCGGACCGGGCGGCGTGTGCGGCGGCGAGCAGCGGCCGGAGCCGGGCGCGCAGGCCCCACCGCTCCACCACCATGTCGGCCTGACCGTGCCTGAGGAGGAACTCCGCGGTCTGGAAGCCTTCCGGCAGCGGCTGCCGGATGGTCTGGTGGATCACCCGGGGACCGGCGAAGCCCATCCGCGCGCCGCTCTCCACCACCACCAGGTCGGTGTTGGTGGCGAACGAGGCGGCCACGCCGCCGAAGGTCGGGTCGGTGATCAGACTGATGGTGAGCAGTCCCGCCTCGCGCAACGCGGCGATGGCCTGGCTGACCGTGGCCATCTGCATCAGCGACAGCACGCCCTCCTGCATCCGGGCGCCGCCGGAGGCGGTGACCAGCAGCAGCGGCAGTCCGCGGTCGAGCGCCCGCTCGGCGGCCCGGGTGATGAGTTCGCCGACGACCGAGCCGAGGCTGCCGCCGAGGAACCGGAAGTCCATCACCGCGAGGACCAGCGGGTGCCCGTCGATCCTGGCCTCCCCGCAGACGACGGCCTCGTCCAGGCCGGTGTCCGCACGGGCGGCGGCGAGCCGCTGCGGGTACGGCACCGAGTCGACGAACTCGATCGGGTCCACCGGGGCGACGTCACCGGGCAGTGCGGTGAAGCTGCCCGGGTCGACCAGTTGCCGGATCCGGTCGGGCGCGGCCAGCCGCTGGTGGTCGCCGCACTCGGGGCAGACGTCGAGGTTGCGGCGCAGCCGTTTGCGGTAGAGCAGCGAGGAGCATGACCGGCAGCGGGTCCAGAACTGGTCCGCCACGGCGTCGGTGGTGGTTGCGGTCATCGTCCGCTCCCGGTCACCGGGACCGACGCGTCCCACTGGTAGAAGCAGCCGGCGACCGCGTCGCGGGGCGAGCGCCAGGTCGACAGGTACGGCGAGATGTGCGGTCGCAGCCGCTCGCTCACCCGGACGAACTCGGGGTGCTGGCTGGCTGCCATCAGCCCGGCCGCGACCGGCTCCTCCGTCTCCAGCAGGTGCACGTAGAGATCGTCGAGGCGGTACAGGGATCGGTGTCGTACGCCGACGATGCCCGGCAGTTCCGTCTCGTCGGACTCGCCGAAAATCCGTGCCACCTCCGACTCGGCTCCGGGCATGATCTTGGCGACGATCAACGATCGGTGCATCTGCGACCTCCCAACAGTCAGTGCCCCGTGCCCAGCTCGGTTCGAGGGCGGGACGTGATGTGCGCGGAGTGCGATCGGACCATCGGGGCGTTTCCGGTCGCCGCCGCTGCGGAAGCGACGGCGCGTCCACAGAAACGCTGGTCACGATGCTCCGAGGACCGTCAACGTGATGTCACGGAGGTGGACCGCCCGGTGACCGGATCCGGTGACGTTGCGGTGACGCCGCGGTGGCGTGACCGGCGGATGCTGGATCGGGTACGGCGGTCGTAC of the Micromonospora sp. NBC_01796 genome contains:
- a CDS encoding acetyl-CoA carboxylase carboxyltransferase subunit alpha, translated to MTATTTDAVADQFWTRCRSCSSLLYRKRLRRNLDVCPECGDHQRLAAPDRIRQLVDPGSFTALPGDVAPVDPIEFVDSVPYPQRLAAARADTGLDEAVVCGEARIDGHPLVLAVMDFRFLGGSLGSVVGELITRAAERALDRGLPLLLVTASGGARMQEGVLSLMQMATVSQAIAALREAGLLTISLITDPTFGGVAASFATNTDLVVVESGARMGFAGPRVIHQTIRQPLPEGFQTAEFLLRHGQADMVVERWGLRARLRPLLAAAHAARSAVVRRAEGADASHSAGGSPSWVGPAGSGLAPGDGAGSSVLIRDPDRLAEPDGWRAVQAARHLDRPTTLDYLATAFDAFTELHGDRLGADCPAIVAGLARLGDQHLVVVGHQKGHHTKDLLTRNFGMPSPAGYRKAQRVMRLAVRLGLPIVTLIDTPGAYPGIEAEEQGQAAAIADSILAMTGLPVPVVAVVTGEGGSGGALALGVADRVLMLQNAVYSVISPEGCAAILWNDPTATPRAARALRVTAPDLLRLGVVDGVVPEPPHGAHTDPAAAADLLRRAVVETLTPLLRLPAETLVRQRRLRFRSFGAGNRRVPPPVGTR
- a CDS encoding TcmI family type II polyketide cyclase; translated protein: MHRSLIVAKIMPGAESEVARIFGESDETELPGIVGVRHRSLYRLDDLYVHLLETEEPVAAGLMAASQHPEFVRVSERLRPHISPYLSTWRSPRDAVAGCFYQWDASVPVTGSGR